The following proteins are co-located in the Fusarium verticillioides 7600 chromosome 7, whole genome shotgun sequence genome:
- a CDS encoding beta-mannosidase: MPPMAQRTLLEKGWSFRNATDSRDAWKPVARVPTVAHIDLIENGIIPDPFLDMNELEVEWVGETAWTYRTTFGSPSANSKSVYLIFEGLDTFAQVKLNDVVILESDNMFLSHRVDITNKLSDEGTNVLSIDFDSALLKAREITKQYPDHRWELFNGEAGRLVVRKAQYHWGWDWGPVLNTAGPWKPVWLEVSSAHINDFLLNYSVSPDLKEVLGSVEVDVEGHYDTANVSIQFQDNIVYSTAAAARSSSGRLVIPFTIDQPKLWYPAGCGHQSRYTVSVSISKDGQKLDAKTKKTGFRKSELVQDGDSHGKSFFFRINNIDIFCGGSCWIPADNFLPRITTAKYREWLKLMIEGNQIMTRVWGGGIYEDDAFYDCCDEMGILVWQDFMFGCGNYPVGPALIRSIREEAVQNVSRLHHHPSVVVYAGNNEDYQVQEQAGLEYNPEDNDPSSWLKTSFPARYYYEYLLPEVVSQVSPGMAYWPGSPFSGGKDTTDKTTGDLHQWNVWHGTQEKYQVFDRLGGRFNSEFGMEAFPALSTIEHCITKQSDRFPQSQMMDFHNKADGHERRIATYVVENFRPLPDLESHIYLTQLCQSEAMTFAYRSWRRQWGDDRRCGGVLVWQMNDCWPAISWSIVDYFLTKKPAYYSIRRALKPIAAGVQRQHHDWSVVHARPAKTSSFEVWVASSKQHEVTVTVEIRFISISTGRDIRDKIVKGNAVLIPNGTTDILTGQIDNAKDEPHVISVSVMQGDTCVSRDVDWPQPLKYLDFSDRGVEVQVGPDGYQLTASKPTKGLVFKEVSGVSLEDNCVDLIPGEVVTVKVRGSGTLWGTPTYRYLH, translated from the exons ATGCCTCCAATGGCACAAAGAACGTTGCTTGAGAAGGGATGGTCATTCAGGAATGCAACAGATAGCCGTGATGCTTGGAAACCCGTGGCCAGAGTGCCGACAGTTGCCCACATTGACTTGATTGAAAATGGAAT CATCCCTGATCCATTTCTCGATATGAATGAGCTCGAAGTCGAGTGGGTTGGAGAGACGGCTTGGACTTACCGCACTACTTTTGGCTCGCCCTCTGCCAACAGTAAATCGGTGTATCTTATCTTCGAGGGTCTTGATACTTTtgctcaagtcaagctcaacgaTGTCGTCATACTCGAGAGCGATAACATGTTCCTCAGCCACCGTGTTGATATCACTAACAAGCTTTCTGACGAGGGGACCAATGTGTTgagcattgactttgacagtGCGCTGCTCAAGGCCAGAGAAATCACAAAGCAATATCCTGATCATCGATGGGAGCTCTTCAATGGAGAGGCTGGACGCTTAGTTGTGAGAAAAGCTCAATATCACTGG GGATGGGATTGGGGTCCGGTGCTTAACACGGCCGGTCCATGGAAGCCAGTCTGGCTTGAAGTGTCATCAGCCCATATAAATGACTTCCTCCTCAATTACAGCGTTTCTCCAGACCTCAAAGAGGTTCTGGGCTCGGTTGAAGTCGATGTTGAAGGGCATTATGACACGGCAAATGTCTCTATCCAGTTTCAAGACAATATCGTCTACagtacagcagcagcagcaaggtcTTCCAGCGGCCGTCTAGTTATCCCTTTCACTATAG ATCAACCGAAGCTGTGGTATCCAGCTGGATGCGGTCATCAGTCTCGATACACCGTGAGTGTCAGTATCTCCAAAGACGGCCAGAAACTTGATgcaaagaccaagaagactgGCTTCCGGAAAAGCGaacttgttcaagatggagaCTCCCATGGAAAATCGTTCTTTTTCagaatcaacaacatcgacaTCTTCTGTGGCGGCTCGTGCTGGATTCCTGCCGACAACTTTCTACCTCGAATCACTACTGCCAAATACCGGGAGTGGTTAAAGCTCATGATAGAAGGCAATCAAATCATGACAAG AGTTTGGGGCGGTGGCATCTATGAAGACGATGCTTTCTATGACTGCTGCGATGAGATGGGCATTCTTGTTTGGCAGGATTTCATGTTTGGCTGTGGAAACTATCCTGTAGGGCCAGCACTGATAAGATCGATTCGCGAGGAGGCAGTGCAGAACGTCAGCcgactgcatcatcatccttccGTTGTGGTTTACGCCGGCAACAATGAGGATTACCAGGTTCAAGAGCAGGCTGGCCTTGAGTACAATCCAGAGGACAatgatccttcttcttggctcaAGACTTCTTTTCCTGCTCGGTACTACTACGAGTACCTTTTACCAGAGGTTGTCAGTCAAGTATCTCCAGGGATGGCGTACTGGCCTGGGTCCCCATTTTCCGGAGGTAAAGACACGACTGACAAAACTACTGGAGATCTCCATCAGTGGAACG TTTGGCATGGCACACAGGAGAAATACCAGGTCTTTGACAGGCTCGGTGGCAGGTTCAACAGCGAGTTTGGCATGGAGGCTTTTCCAGCCTTATCGACGATTGAGCACTGCATTACCAAACAGAGCGACCGCTTTCCGCAGTCTCAGATGATGGATTTCCACAATAAGGCAGATGGCCACGAACGACGAATTGCTACTTACGTGGTGGAGAACTTCCGTCCCCTTCCAGACCTTGAA tcTCACATATACCTGACACAGCTTTGCCAAAGCGAAGCCATGACTTTTGCGTACCGCAGTTGGCGTCGTCAATGGGGCGATGATCGCCGATGCGGCGGCGTTCTGGTCTGGCAGATGAACGACTGCTGGCCCGCCATCTCATGGTCCATCGTCGACTATttcctcaccaagaagccagCTTACTATTCTATTCGTCGAGCTCTCAAGCCCATCGCTGCCGGCGTCCAACGGCAACACCATGACTGGAGTGTTGTTCATGCCAGACCAGCGAAGACTTCTTCGTTTGAGGTTTGGGTTGCGAGTAGTAAGCAGCATGAGGTAACTGTCACTGTTGAAATTCGCTTCATTTCAATCAGTACTGGTAGGGATATCAGGGATAAAATCGTGAAGGGCAACGCGGTTCTGATTCCAAATGGTACAACTGATATCCTCACTGGGCAGATTGACAACGCAAAAGATGAGCCGCATGTCATATCTGTCAGCGTTATGCAGGGCGACACTTGTGTCTCCCGAGACGTCGATTGGCCTCAACCTCTCAAGTATCTTGACTTTTCCGATAGAGGTGTTGAGGTTCAAGTCGGTCCAGATGGTTATCAACTCACAGCCAGCAAACCCACTAAAGGGTTGGTCTTTAAAGAGGTATCCGGTGTTTCTTTGGAGGACAACTGTGTAGATCTCATCCCGGGCGAAGTTGTCACTGTAAAGGTGAGGGGAAGTGGGACGTTATGGGGTACCCCAACATATAGATACCTCCATTAG
- a CDS encoding succinate-semialdehyde dehydrogenase, with product MQRFFKLSNPDLLHEASYVHGEWIQAASGKTFIITNPDVNNAVQSSHSGFLEYRGYTARKRAQLLLEWHRLIGESKEDLAKLVTYETGKPLAEARGEIDYSLGFAWWFAGEAERIQGTTGASSCAERRVLTIKQPIGVVVALVPWNFPIAMIMRKASAAFAAGCSMIVKPSPKTPLSCLALADLATRAGFPSGTFNVLTTSLENTPSLSEALCTHPLVAKVTFTGSTRVGKIVSGLCAQGLKKCTLELGGNCPVIVFDDADFGQAIDQIMALKTGPGADPANNFGAVTTLAGLEKAASPVKNVLENGAKLRNGSGRPLVLSSSRPRLVSLAHLTSCSSVSNLKRPQTGPNVSSLAICISCVIPVRTTGSMNWLVFIASYVFTRNSDRLWRLFENLEAGMIGLNTGNGSAAESPFGGIKQSGYGKESGKDVAVAEYLVEKTGTLTVM from the exons ATGCAGCGATTTTTCAAACTTTCCAACCCGGATCTTCTCCACGAAGCATCATACGTCCACGGAGAATGGATTCAAGCAGCTTCTGGCAAAACATTTATCATCACTAATCCTG ATGTCAACAACGCAGTCCAATCTTCTCACAGCGGCTTTCTTGAGTACAGAGGGTACACTGCGCGTAAAAGAGCCCAGCTGTTACTAGAATGGCATCGCTTGATCGGCGAGTCTAAAGAAGACCTTGCAAAGCTTGTTACATACGAAACTGGAAAGCCTCTCGCCGAAGCACGAGGAGAAATCGACTATTCTCTGGGCTTCGCTTGGTGgtttgctggtgaagctgAACGGATTCAGGGCACAACTGGGGCGTCCAGCTGTGCAGAAAGAAGAGTGCTTACAATCAAGCAACCTATTGGTGTGGTTGTCGCTCTAGTCCCATGGAACTTCCCTATTGCCATGATCATGAGGAAGGCTAGCGCAGCCTTTGCTGCCGGGTGCTCTATGATTGTCAAACCGTCACCCAAAACGCCTCTATCTTGCCTGGCCCTAGCAGATCTAGCCACCAGAGCTGGTTTTCCATCGGGCACATTCAACGTCCTAACGACCTCTTTGGAGAATACTCCCAGCCTTTCCGAAGCTTTATGCACTCATCCTTTAGTCGCTAAGGTGACATTCACAGGCAGCACTAGGGTGGGAAAAATTGTTTCTGGTCTTTGTGCTCAGGGTCTTAAAAAGTGCACACTGGAGCTTGGTGGAAACTGTCCCGTTattgtctttgatgatgctgatttCGGCCAAGCCATCGACCAGATCATGGCATTGAA GACCGGTCCCGGCGCTGATCCGGCCAACAACTTTGGGGCTGTCACTACGcttgctggtcttgaaaAGGCTGCATCACCCGTCAAGAACGTTCTCGAAAACGGGGCTAAGCTCAGAAACGGATCAGGAAGACCTCTTGTGctgtcttcctcaagacccAGGCTGGTGTCGTTGGCCCACTTGACGTCCTGTTCCTCTGTTTCAAACTTGAAGAGGCCGCAGACGGGACCAAATGTTTCCTCTTTGGCCATCTGCATATCTTGTGTCATTCCAGTAAGAACCACTGGCTCCATGAACTGGCTGGTGTTTATTGCAAGCTATGTGTTTACCAGGAACTCAGACCGTTTGTGGAGGTTGTTCGAGAATCTGGAGGCAGGCATGATTGGCTTA AATACAGGAAATGGCTCTGCGGCAGAAAGTCCCTTCGGAGGCATCAAGCAGTCTGGCTACGGAAAGGAAAGCGGCAAAGATGTTGCTGTGGCAGAgtatcttgttgagaaaacTGGGACTTTGACAGTCATGTGA